GCTACCCCACGAGCTTTCGCGACACGCTGATTGCCAGTATCTATACCCGCCAATCGGACCTGCGCGGGCAACAGAACCACACTGGCATTGAAGTCGGCATCCGGCACCAATTGACCTCGCGTGTCGTACTCGACGGGGGGCTCGGCACCGAATTTGTCGGGCCGGCGGATCGCGCCGCGCTGCTGGGGACGATGGGGGTCTCAGTCGGATTTTAGGGGTGGGGGGCGGAGTCCGGCGTTGCTCCGTGCACCGAAGGGACGGGGCGTCTTAGCGTGCCAGGCTCAGTTTCGCCATGTGCCAGAGACTCTCCGCCAACCAGCGGCTGTCTTTGAACAGATGGGCCAGTTCGGACGTGAGGATGAAGAAAGCGGGGTAAAACAGGTGCGGACTGGTTTTACTCCAGGCCAGGGCCGGTTCCACGAGCTTCAAAAAGACAGCACGCCATTTCCAGATCACGGCCACGGCCGTCACACCGAGGCACGCGCCGGACAGGATGTCCGTCGGAAAGTGGAGACCGACATAAATTCTCGGGAGGGACACAAGCACCGCTGCATGGAGAAAGGCGAAGGCGCCCACCAGCGGGGACACCAACCAAAGGCCGGCGGCAAGGGCAAAGAACAGAGATGCATGGTCGCTGGGAAAGGAACTCCACCCGGCCAGGAAATCGGCCGGCATGGTGTAGGGCAGGGTGAAATCCAATCCTGCGGTGTGCACCGGACGTGCGCGGTAGGGGAGGACGAGCTGAAGTGCGCGGGCGACTGCCATCGCCGCGAAGGCTGCGAGGATCGTCAGGAGGACGGTTTGTCGATGGTCCTCACGATGGGGGACGCGAAACCAGGCCCACCAGATGAGCGGCAGCGAGAGATACCCCTTCAGCGCATCGCTGTCGCTGATCGTCATGATCAGGCTGTCGATGGCCCAGGACCGTTGGGCAAACTGGTTGAAGAAACCTAAGACGGTCGTGTCGAATCCGTTCATGTGCGCGTCATCTGCAGGGTGGAGTCCTTGTCGCGTGAGTCAGAGGTCATGAGGCTCGGCTCATGCCGGGGCGCAGGTGCGCGGCAGCGGCAAGATAGCGGAGGTCAGGGCTGTTGTAAATGCTTATAAGCCAGACCGGTGAAAATCGAAAAATGTTTTCGTCATTCGAGCGCCCGACGTGAGACTCGCGTCCGTACCGGCCAGGGCCGATGTGCCCTGGTCAAAGGCCCTCCGGGAGGGACTGAATCTGCTCGTCGCAGTGGATCGATCACCACCTTATTGACGGCCATTCGGCCCTAGGCAGATAATGCGCCCGTCGCCAGGAGGCAGGCATGGGACGGGCCGGCCGGATCGCACGCGGAATCATGGTACTTGGCAGTGTCCTGCTGGTCGCCGCCTGCGGCGATTCCTTCAATGACGCGTATTGCGAAGCGAACAACCACCGCAATCAGCAAACCGTCGAACACCTCACCAACGTCCTCGAGCAAAAGCGCAATCAGCCCGGACTCTATCTCGCGCGTGCCCGCTGCCACTACTTTCTCGGCGCCTATGCACAAGCCCTACAAGACGCGTCGGAGGTCATTCGCCGTCTGCCCAATAAAGCCGATGCCTACCTCCTTCGCGCCAAGGCAGGGAAGATGCTCGGGCAGATTCCACAGGCGCTGCAAGACTACAGCGCTGCCATTAAATTCCAGCCGACCGCCGAAGCCCATTATGGCCGCGGATTGACCTATGTGCGGGAGTATCAGGGGAAGGATCGCGAAGCCCTGGAGGATTTCACCGCCGCCATTCGCCTGGATCCCAAACATGTCGGCGCCCATGCATTCCGCGCTCAGATCTACAGCCGCCACGAACAGTTTCAGCACGCACTGGCGGATTCGGAGACAGTGCTCAAGCTCGATCCCACCACCCCCAATGCCTACTGCAATGTCGGCTTTGCGCACTATGCGCTGGGGCATGACGCCGAGGGCCGCAAGTTTCTCACCACCTGCTACCAGAAAGATCCCGATCCCCAGACGCGCGGCTATTACGAAACGGAAGTGAATAAGGTGCTGTATGCGCGGAAGCCGAAGCGGAATTCCGGCGGAAATTACGTCGCTGAAGGTGGGGTGAAGACGCCCTACGATCGGGAAATGGAACGCCAGCAGAATGTGTACGAAAGCCTGCGCAATTCAGGCTTCAACGATCGGGCCGAGGCTTGTCGGACGGATGGGTCGAAATGTTGAGAGAGGGAGCAGCCGCCCCGTCCTTCTTGCTCGCAGACCGCGCACGATCAGAATGTGCTCGGCCCATGCGCGCAGTGAAGGCCGATGCGGCTACTCCCAAGGGGAATGAAGGAGGTAAGTGGCGGGAGCATTAGATTTTGACGCGCCGCCTGAGAAGGCCCTCGTTGGGCGGCGCGCAGTGGGGGCTCACTCAGGCCGCCCTGTGGCTGATAGGCTCTATAGGTTGGCGCTCTCAGTGGTATACATCTAGCCAACGGCCACTGGCGATCATTAATTTTCTTCGATGAGAATCTGGTCGGTTCTATTCTAGGAAGTGATTTAGTGAATTTACGGTGGGCCTAATCTTGAATAGCCCGATCCAGCATCATTACGTGCCACAGGTTTACCTCTCTTTTTTTGAAAGCTCGGAGAAGCCTGGCTCCGTCTATTTCTATCGGAGAGGCGCTGGGCCTCGGCTGGTAAGTACCAGAAAGGTTGCCAAAGAGAGGCATTTATATTCCTTTACTGACAAAGCAGGCAAACTGAATACATTTGTCGAGACCGCTCTTAGTAAATTGGAGAGCGATGTAAAACCCATATTGGTGAGACTAAACGCTGCAAAGGAAAGTATCTCCCTCTCCACAGATGAAACCAGTCTCTTGTTTACGTTTATTAGCGTTCAGGCTGCAAGGACACCCGCATTCAGGAAGGTGATCAAGCAAATGTCCGTGAATCTTGCACAAATGACTCTGCAACAAGCCGTACAGAATATTGATTGGCTTAGGGATAGGCTTGCCGAACAAAATCAATCGGATATTACTGCTGAAGAATTGCAAGAATTCATATTGGATGACAGCAAGTACACAATTGAAACGGATGGGGACTATTATCTCCTAGAACAATTGAGGTTGCAGATGGAGATTCATAAGGCCATCAGCATCAAGAATCCCGTCCTTCTCAAAAGTGAAGAATCGCCCTTTATCACGTCTGACTTTCCGGTAACCCTTGTTAAAGACCCGCGAGCACCATCCTACTATGGCGCTGGGTTTCTAACCTCGACGATATACCTACCCTTGGGGCAACATACCTGCCTGCTACTGGTTAATCCGCCTGTGCCTGAGTGCTCTGATCCCAGCGAAATGTGGGTTGGTTTATCGAAGATCCCTCCCAGCAAAGTCAGATGGATCAATAAGTTGATGGTACTCTCTGCGGAAAAGTATCTGTTTGCCAGCAATTATAATCAGAAGATACAAAAGATATTTGATGCGACTACGAATCCCGAACGAGTCGAATTTTCTAGTCCATTTACTCGAGCCAGGAAGAACCAGTGACCACAATTGCCTATCGCTGGGCTTTTGTCCGCGCTGAGACACCTCAAGAGCGCTGATATAACTCTACAGCTTGGGTGGCAATTAGATGTCCAACGAGCCGTCATTTTCCCGGTGAATCGAAAGGGGTGCGAGGTTTTGACATGCGCCGACTACAAATGCCTTGATTGACAGGAGCCCCTAGTAGCCCATAAATTAAGTACAAGGGAGGATCCGTGATGGCACTTCTTCTCGCGTTCTACCTCATCTTTTCCGCAGTCATTCCAGCATCAGCGTTAGAGGGTTCTCCGGCCGCCGCCGCGTTGGTCATCAAGGCCGATGTTCTGTATTGGGAAGGCGAGGAACTCATTGTGAAGGAGTTCTCCGGTCACGAAGAGCGTCTGCTGGTCACCCCGGAAACCAAAATCGAAGGCGTGGTGGGTGGGCGATTGAAAACCGGCGATAAGATCGTGGCGCAGATTACCGACGACCGTAAGGCGCTCTCGATCAAGTTGCAGGTTCCGGGCGGCATGTAGGGTCCTCTCCTCCGAATGTTCCGATGTAGGAGGTTCAAAATGGCCGCCCTCTTCGTTCGTCGTTCGTGAAACGTCGTTCGTATCTCGTTTCAGAGCGGACGGTGACATGTTCGCGAGATACGTTTCACGCTTCACGGATCGGCAAGTAACGGAGAACGCTGCTGGCGGCCATTTTCAACATCCTGCTAATCGAGGATTGAGAAGGCGCCGATAAAATACGGCCCGTTCGCCGCCTGCGCGCCTCTGACCCGCACTTCGGTCACATCGAACACCCATCCGCCGACCAACCAGGGATTGGGGGCCAGGTTCGACCAGTACCACCAGCTGCCGTTCGATTTCCTGAACCAGAATTGAATCGGCTCGGTGCCGGTCACTCTGATGATCGGCATGTCGAACACCCTGGGCTGGTGCGTGACTCGATCCTCCATCCAGATCTTGATCCAGTGATCCTTGCCATGTGTGCCGAGCGTTCTCGGTTCATGAATCCAATCGGCGGCGATGCAGTCGTCGCCGACGTTCCGTCCAAAGCCCGCGCCGGGGCCGTCGCCGGGATCGACAAAGCAGGGGGTGAGCAGACTTGGACTGTCAAAGACCAGGTGGATGTGGCCATAGGTCATGTCTTCGACATTGATGTAGTTACCGAAGCAACGATGGCGGTAGGTCCAGCAGGCCTGATGGGTGGCATTACACGGTTGCAACTCGCCTGAATTGTCGATGCCGGTGGGGTAACCGAAGTTCCCTCTTGCCTGCCCGTAGATATAGGTCAGCGCAAACGTATTATCGAAGTCGACCACGCAGTCACCCAGCCAATCGTGGGCTTCGGCCGGTGTGGATGTCGGTAAGAGTCCGCCCAGGATGACGGTTGTGAAGAGCAGCAGCGTGCCGAGTGGTATCCGCTTCATGGTCCGTTCCTTTCTCGCTCAGGTCGGGTGCCGTTCACGGTCACTTGCCGATCGCGTCTCGTAACCGGTGAAACGCCTGATCACGCTCGGCTTCCGGCAGAAGCAGGGCCGCATGGTGATACCGATCCACCAAACGCTGCTTCTGCCGAAAGTTTGTGGCTTGGGTAATCTGTGTGAGCAATCTGTTCAAATCGACAGGCCCGGCGGGATTCTGCTGGTGCAGCGACGATTCCGCCAACATGGCGCGTACTTCCTCATCGCTCGCCTGGCGAGGGCCTTGTAGGGTTTGTCCGGCTTCGCCGAGCGGCCTTCCCGGCACGAACTGGTGTGGAGGAGGCGGGACACATCCGTAGAGAAGCAGCATCAGCAGGGTGATCCGGCGCATCGTTCCCTCCTTGTCTTCTGCCGGCGATCCTTGAAGCGTGGCCAGAAAGCTCGCTCCGCAGGAGGTCTGGTCACGACTTCACCTCACGCAAACTCTGCGCCATCGAACTCAGACAGAACCTCTGCGCGTAATAACAATCGCTTGGGTACAGCGACTGAAAGTGCTGGTATTTGTGTGAGGTTGTGGCGGTATCGCATCGGATACAGATCCGTATCCCATCCGATACGACTACGTAGATGTGCGCGGGAAGGCGAGGCGGCGTTCTGTCGTGAACTGGTTATGGGTGGTGGATCAGGAACTGCTGAGGACCCAGGCCGGTCGGTGCCTCGGTTGGGTGGAGTTCTGTCCGGCGACGGTGGAAGTGCGGCGTTAGCGCCGTCTCCGCAGTCGCACGGGCTGCCGCCGCTGGATCCAATCCCGGATGAGGGTGCCGATGACCAGCACGGGAAGCGCCAACAGCCAAACATACCAACTTGCCCAGAGCATAGGGTCGTGCATGATTGTGCCTCCAGTGAATTCGGCACCTGGTAGAGCAAGCACCATACCGTCGCTCATTGTTTTGAGGGATTGTCCTACCGTCAGCGAAATCGCTTGCCATTCGCATAGATGCAAGGTTGTGGCGTCGATGTTCTCTGTGGCAACGCGCGCCAGGCAAATTTTGCCCGTCGCATAAACCTCACAATACGTGACGCCATTCCCACAGGTGCCGGATGGAGACAACCTGAGGAGGTCTACGGAGCCGATACATCGGAGCAGGGATTTGACTCGTTTATCCCGCCAGGAAGAAGACGAGTTGCGGCAGCCAGGGTAGCAACGCCACACCGACGCAGATCGAGAGGGCGACAATCGAGGTGACGAGGTCTTCGTCCAATCCCGTGTCGGTTGCGAAAATGACCGCCGTCACGGCGGACGGCATGGCGGCGACGAGGATGACGATCGCCCGTTCCATGCCCGAAAGGTCGAGCCCGTAGGCGACCGCAAACCCGAGGAGCAATCCGCCGATCATCCGCATGCCCACGCCCAGCAATGCCAGGGCCCAGGTTCGGCGCACGGCCGAGAAACTGATCGACAGGCCCAGTACCAGACTTGCCAGGGGTGTCGTGGTGAGGTGGATGGGGGTGAGTGTGTCGTGGAGCCAGCCGGGAAGATGGCGTTCAAGCAGGGTGAGCAGCAGGCTGAGACAGAGGGCCCAGAGCGGCGGAGACGACACAAACCGCCGCATGGCTGATCGGGCGGTGGCGCTCTTCGCCCCGTGCCAGACCGCCACTGCATAAATCACCGTGAGCGTGAGGGTGGTTTGCCCCAGGTCGAACAGGATCGCCTGCGCCAGTCCCTTGTCGCCGAGAGTTGCGAGGACGACGGGATAGGCGAAATAGACAGAGTTGATACAGGCGGTGCCGAGGAGAAATCCCCCTTGTGTGGCGCGGGGTAGATGCAGCAGGCGGGCGACCGGCCAGGAGCAGAACAGCATCGAGAGGGTCACCAGGCAGGCGGCCAACGGGAGCTTCCAGGCTGTGGGGGCAAAGACCACTCGATCCAGCGACACCAATATTGTGGCCGGCAGGCTGATCGAAAAAACTACGAAGGCCAGACGTTCCGCATGGATTTTCCCGAGCAGGCCGGATGACCGGAGCAGCGCACCGAGCAGGAAGATGGCGATGAAGGCTTGGAGGGTGGCGGGCATCGACGGGAGGGTAGCAGAAAACCCGTTCGAAGAGGAGGTGCGCCGTCCGACTGATCCCCGCGTCTTTTTCTATGCGCCTGAACGGCGGGCCTGCTACCATGGCCCATCCCATGACGCACCCGGAGAGCTCAACACAACCGCGGCAAGCGGCGGTCTTCTTCATCCTTGTCACGGTCGTGCTCGACATGTTGTCGTTCGGGATCATCATTCCCGTCTTGCCGAAACTGGTCGAAGAGTTTCTCGGCGGCGATACCGCGCAGGCCGCGGAAATCTACGGCCTGATGGGCACGTCCTGGGCCTTGATGCAGTTTGTCTGTTCGCCGATTCAAGGCGCGCTGTCCGATCGCTTCGGGCGGCGTCCGGTCGTGCTCTTATCTAACCTGGGTCTCGGTCTCGATTTCATCCTCATGGCGCTGGCGCCCAGTCTCACCTGGCTCTTTGCAGGCCGGGTCATCTCCGGTATCGCGTCATCGAGTTTCAGCACGGCCGGTGCCTACATCGCCGACGTGACGCCGCCGGACAAACGCGCTGCTGCATTCGGCATGATGGGGGCCTCGTTCGGCCTCGGGTTTGTGTTGGGTCCTGCGGTGGGAGGGTTGCTGGGCGCCGTCGATCCCCGCTGGCCCTTTTGGGGCGCGGCGGCGACGAGTCTGCTCAACGCCTGTTACGGGTTCTTTGTGCTCCCGGAATCGCTCCCGCTGGAGAAGCGGGCGCCGTTCCGCTGGAAACGGGCCAATCCGGCCGGCGCGTTGATTCTGTTGCGCTCACATCATGAGCTGTTCGGTCTGGCGACGGCGAACTTCCTGATGAACCTGGCCCACGGGGTGTTGCCCAGTGTAGCGGTGCTGTATCTGGGGTATCGGTATGGCTGGGGGCCGTCGGCCGTGGGGTTCACGCTCGCAGCGGTCGGGGTCTGCGCCATGATTGTGCAGGGCACGCTGGTGAGGCCGATCACGGCGCGGCTGGGAGAGCGGCGCACGTTGATCACCGGGCTGCTGTGCGGGGCCACCGGTTTCGCCATCTATGGACTCGCGCCTACACCGCTCATCTATTGCTTAGGCATTCCGGTGATGGCGTTTTGGGGACTCGCCGGTCCGTCCGCGCAAATGTTTATGACGCGCCGCGTGAGTGCGTCCGAGCAGGGACAATTACAAGGCGCCATTGCCAGCCTGACCGGCATCGCCGGCTTGATCGGCCCCATGCTCTTCACGCAGACCTTCGCCGCGTTCATCGGCCCGCAGGCCGACTGGCACCTGCCGGGGGCGCCCTATCTGTTATCGACGCTGCTGTTGCTGATCGGGGCAGGCATCGCCTGGCGTGCGACCAGAGCCGTCTGACGGGCTACCGGTTCCCGTGCACGGACAACTCGCGGTTGCGGTAGATCGCCAGCGCATGGGTGTCCGCATCCTGAGACTCCGTGGCTTGCCCCAGTTGCCCATAGAGATCGGCCAGGAGCGACCAGGCTTCCGCCTCGGCGGCGGTGTCGTGGACTGCTTGCGCAATCTGCAGGGCGCGTTTCCCTTGGGCGACGCGATCGTTCAGGGAGGCCTTGTCTCCATCCAGCCGCGCGAGCCGCAGTTGCATCATGCCTTCGAACGGCAGGTGATGTTCCGCTTCCGCCAGGTTGAGGGCGTCGAGATAGGCGCTGCGCGCGTCACTGGTGTGGCCGAGCAGCCAATGGGCATCCCCGAGCGCGACCGTGGCGGTGAACTGCTGGTCCACGTGCCGTCTCGTACGGGCCTCTTCCGCGGCCTGCTGCAACGTGGTCAGCCCCGCGCCGTTCTCTCCGTTCGCGATCTGTAACAACCCCAACTGCACCATCGTGTCGTTCCATCCCCGGGCATTTCTCACGCGCGTGAAGAGGGCGGCGGCCTGGGTGAGGGCGTCGCGCGATTCGTCGGAGAACCCCAGCTGCGCCGAGACACGACCGATGGCGAGCAGCGACTCGGCATGGGCGGAGCGATCCGACGCCTTGGCGAACAGCGCCACCGCTTCCTTGAGGGAAGTGTGGGCCCGCTGCAGATGGCCCTGGCGTTCATCGATCCGCGCGATCTTCACCAGTGTGGTGGCGATGCCTTGGGGCTGTCTTTTCTCCCGGAATTTCGACAAGGCCAGGTTGTAGTACGTCAGCGACTCCGGGAAATGTTCCTGCTGATCGTGGATCGTCCCGATGCGAAGCAGTTCATGGCCTGACAGGGTATTGGGAGACGCGGCCGGGGCGGCCGGTTCTGCGGAGAACGCCCGGTCCGCCCCTTGGCCGGATAGGCACCCGAGTAGGAGGAGCGAGCAGCCGATCACGATGCGGCGGTTCACAACGGGCACTGGGCGGTGATGTGGTGCTGACCGGTGATGCATGGCCTAAACATGCACGTGCCGGTTGCCAAGGTCAAGTCGGTGCGGTTCCATGAGGCCGGCGCTTGCCTCGCCTGTTCCGGAGGGGTAAGATCGGTCATCCCGCCATACAGAGAGGAGGTGCCATGTCTACGACACGCGCGACTCCCAAACGAGCCCGGATCTCCCTCGACCGCAGCATCGAGCGTTTACGCAAGCAGTTAGCCGATCTGGCCGCCTATCTCGGCAGGGGCCTTCCCACCCGCAGCCTGGAAGAGTTCGATCAGGACACCGAAAACCTGATTGCCGAATTGCTCGGCGACACCTCCGAGTTGCTGGAGGCGTATGAATATGCCGAGTTCGGCGAAGCAGCCGGCCTGGTGAATCTGACGGATGAAGCGCCGGAAAGCGCCGGTGTGGAGAGCCAGCGCCAGCGCCTCTTGCAACGCAGCCGGGTGCTGGAAAGTTGCATTGCCGAACTCGAAGCCCGACGCGCCGCTGAACCGAAACAATCGCAAGCCAGCCGGCAGACTCTCATCGGTCCTCAGGTCGCCGAACATATGTCGTCCGAGATCCGTAGCCTGTCCCAGGATGCCAGCCTCAAGGACGCTGGTCAGGCTATGGAGCAATGGAAACTGGGCTCGCTGTTGCTGACCGACAAGCAGGCCTATGTCGGATTCATCACCGATTCAGACCTCGCCCGCGCGGTGGTCGCCAAAGGGGTGAATCCCGCGACGCCGGTCAAAGCCTGTATGCGAAGACCGGTGGTGTCGATCGCCGGCGACCGTCCGATTATCGAGGCGGTGCG
The window above is part of the Nitrospira sp. genome. Proteins encoded here:
- a CDS encoding DUF4238 domain-containing protein yields the protein MNSPIQHHYVPQVYLSFFESSEKPGSVYFYRRGAGPRLVSTRKVAKERHLYSFTDKAGKLNTFVETALSKLESDVKPILVRLNAAKESISLSTDETSLLFTFISVQAARTPAFRKVIKQMSVNLAQMTLQQAVQNIDWLRDRLAEQNQSDITAEELQEFILDDSKYTIETDGDYYLLEQLRLQMEIHKAISIKNPVLLKSEESPFITSDFPVTLVKDPRAPSYYGAGFLTSTIYLPLGQHTCLLLVNPPVPECSDPSEMWVGLSKIPPSKVRWINKLMVLSAEKYLFASNYNQKIQKIFDATTNPERVEFSSPFTRARKNQ
- a CDS encoding CBS domain-containing protein, giving the protein MSTTRATPKRARISLDRSIERLRKQLADLAAYLGRGLPTRSLEEFDQDTENLIAELLGDTSELLEAYEYAEFGEAAGLVNLTDEAPESAGVESQRQRLLQRSRVLESCIAELEARRAAEPKQSQASRQTLIGPQVAEHMSSEIRSLSQDASLKDAGQAMEQWKLGSLLLTDKQAYVGFITDSDLARAVVAKGVNPATPVKACMRRPVVSIAGDRPIIEAVRMMKDQATRHLAVTQDGSIIGVVSVSNILRYYSGVV
- a CDS encoding TCR/Tet family MFS transporter encodes the protein MAHPMTHPESSTQPRQAAVFFILVTVVLDMLSFGIIIPVLPKLVEEFLGGDTAQAAEIYGLMGTSWALMQFVCSPIQGALSDRFGRRPVVLLSNLGLGLDFILMALAPSLTWLFAGRVISGIASSSFSTAGAYIADVTPPDKRAAAFGMMGASFGLGFVLGPAVGGLLGAVDPRWPFWGAAATSLLNACYGFFVLPESLPLEKRAPFRWKRANPAGALILLRSHHELFGLATANFLMNLAHGVLPSVAVLYLGYRYGWGPSAVGFTLAAVGVCAMIVQGTLVRPITARLGERRTLITGLLCGATGFAIYGLAPTPLIYCLGIPVMAFWGLAGPSAQMFMTRRVSASEQGQLQGAIASLTGIAGLIGPMLFTQTFAAFIGPQADWHLPGAPYLLSTLLLLIGAGIAWRATRAV
- a CDS encoding AEC family transporter, translating into MPATLQAFIAIFLLGALLRSSGLLGKIHAERLAFVVFSISLPATILVSLDRVVFAPTAWKLPLAACLVTLSMLFCSWPVARLLHLPRATQGGFLLGTACINSVYFAYPVVLATLGDKGLAQAILFDLGQTTLTLTVIYAVAVWHGAKSATARSAMRRFVSSPPLWALCLSLLLTLLERHLPGWLHDTLTPIHLTTTPLASLVLGLSISFSAVRRTWALALLGVGMRMIGGLLLGFAVAYGLDLSGMERAIVILVAAMPSAVTAVIFATDTGLDEDLVTSIVALSICVGVALLPWLPQLVFFLAG
- a CDS encoding phosphatase PAP2 family protein — protein: MNGFDTTVLGFFNQFAQRSWAIDSLIMTISDSDALKGYLSLPLIWWAWFRVPHREDHRQTVLLTILAAFAAMAVARALQLVLPYRARPVHTAGLDFTLPYTMPADFLAGWSSFPSDHASLFFALAAGLWLVSPLVGAFAFLHAAVLVSLPRIYVGLHFPTDILSGACLGVTAVAVIWKWRAVFLKLVEPALAWSKTSPHLFYPAFFILTSELAHLFKDSRWLAESLWHMAKLSLAR
- a CDS encoding tetratricopeptide repeat protein, coding for MGRAGRIARGIMVLGSVLLVAACGDSFNDAYCEANNHRNQQTVEHLTNVLEQKRNQPGLYLARARCHYFLGAYAQALQDASEVIRRLPNKADAYLLRAKAGKMLGQIPQALQDYSAAIKFQPTAEAHYGRGLTYVREYQGKDREALEDFTAAIRLDPKHVGAHAFRAQIYSRHEQFQHALADSETVLKLDPTTPNAYCNVGFAHYALGHDAEGRKFLTTCYQKDPDPQTRGYYETEVNKVLYARKPKRNSGGNYVAEGGVKTPYDREMERQQNVYESLRNSGFNDRAEACRTDGSKC